A stretch of the Cucumis sativus cultivar 9930 unplaced genomic scaffold, Cucumber_9930_V3 scaffold91, whole genome shotgun sequence genome encodes the following:
- the LOC116406354 gene encoding calmodulin-binding protein 60 A-like: protein MPLNHAIVGNDKIIRLANGFVQLNDLSFSDNSSWTKTKKFRLGVKFVDDEIKTKFPRIEGAISEPFRVMDQRGEGYKKHHPPSRGDKIWRLEGIAKNGAYLQRLSSNEIKNVDDFLKTYKQKGSTYLKQLLGEKVSIGEQKKKRGKGGWAAAG from the exons ATGCCACTTAACCATGCCATTGTTGGGAATGATAAGATAATTCGCTTGGCAAATGGGTTTGTACAGCTTAATGATTTGAGCTTTAGTGACAATTCAAGTTGGACCAAAACTAAGAAGTTTAGATTGGGAGTGAAATTTGTGGATGACGAAATCAAAACTAAGTTTCCAAGAATTGAGGGAGCTATCTCCGAACCTTTTAGAGTGATGGATCAGCGTGGTGAAG GGTACAAGAAACACCACCCTCCAAGTAGGGGAGATAAAATCTGGCGATTAGAAGGAATTGCCAAAAATGGTGCATATCTCCAACGCTTGTCCTCCaacgaaataaaaaatgtggatGATTTTTTGAAGACTTATAAACAAAAGGGTTCTACTTACCTGAAACAG CTACTTGGTGAGAAAGTCTCTATCGGcgaacagaagaagaagagaggaaaagGAGGGTGGGCGGCGGCTgggtag